The genomic segment CTTTGAGAGTACAGTTTAGACTGCAGTATGCCCCTGGTGGCTCTCAGGCTCTGTCAATTTCGCAAGGTCATCTTTGCGTGGCAGAGTACAGCCCCTGCACCAGAGAGCCAAGAttactctccctccctcaggaTATGCGAACACATTGCTCCTCCTTCACTCTGCCTTCCTTACAGTGGTCCTTTCTTCACCTTTACTGGCTGACAGCCCCTGCACCCCGCCAAATAGCAGATTTGTCAAAAATCATACCTCTAAACACTATTATAATGAGAATTGCAGCAGAATTGCATAATGAAAAGTCAGCAATGGGATTATATatactaaaaaacaaaaatgtatccAAGCACATTATCCTGATCTGTGTCTATCTGCTATAATGTTCCCATGCAGAATCTCAGTGGAGAACATTGAGGTGGAGTTCTCCTCCTTATACGTTAAGACCAGATCCCTCGAGGAGAAGGTCCAAGGAGACCAGGAGCTACTGCAGCAGCTTGAGCCCTTTCTGCAGGTGGGGCACCATTCTTCATGTAATatgtttcatacacacacacacacacacacacagaaagttgGTTACTGGTGACTTCCAAAAGGAAAATGTATAAAGACTCGTGATCAATTCAGGCGATGCTGAATCTGTTGAAAGATGGTTACATCCATACAAGATGATAACATTCTTTACTTATccatatgtatgtttgtgtctcagAGTTCAGCACGGACCCTTCAGGACCTGAAGAGACGTAGGCTGGATCTGCGTAAGGAGGGGAATGCACTCATTGATTTCTTTTGTGAAGACAAGGACACCTTCAAGCTGGATGAGTGCTTCCGCATCTTTCAAGACTTCTGCATCAAGTTCAAGAAAGCTGTTAAGGTTAGCTTTTATTTAAGAGAGGTGAATTTAGTGGTTAGAAAATGCTTGGAGTGTTATTGTCTCTGGTTTCATTTGATGTTACTGatatttctttcttcccctgtctgcctctctacatctctacaccttcctctttctctcaggaCAACCTGGACCGGGAGTTGAAGGAGGCAGCCAGACAGCGTCGCCTGAGAGAGTTGGAGGAAAAGCGTTTTGCGTGGTCCGGTGCCGACCAGAGCGGGGGTTTCGGTCGCAGCAGCAGTGAGAACGACGTGGACATGCTCACCAAGGAAGGCCTCCTGGACTTCTTCCAGCAGAGATCCCAGAGTCCACACAGCCCCCTGGGACGCTCTGCCAGTGCCCGCCGCCACCGCCACACCATGACCACCATGGCAGACCGCGAACTCCAAGGATACCTTGAGCTATTCGGAGGCACTGGGATTCCCACTGACTATTCCAAGTTTAACAGTCTACCTCGGTCTGGCAGAGCGCTCCAACGGAGGACTACCCCCTGGCTCTTATCCCAGGATGACAACCGTGAGTTGGGGCGCGACAGACAGGTCACAGTAACGTCTCCACATGCAGAAACAGAGCCCATTAGCCCACTGGCCAGGTTTTCCTCCCCAAGACTAAATGCAAATGAGGACCcatataacaacaacaattacTCATCTGTGTCAGAGGGCAGTGTTCTGCCTCGATCCTACTATGTCTTTCAGAAGCCAGACCAACCACCCAACCCAGCAATTACAGGCCACATGAACATTAGTGTGGAGAAGCATACTTTAGTTCGTGGTCCTCAAGCCTTTGACCTACCTAGTccaaacaataacagtaatcaTATGCACTTTGTCAACCTTGGGGATGTGGTGGTGACTGATTtgcaaagggagagagagtctccTCCCAAGAATCTTGTTCTGGACATCCCACCTAGTAATAAGGTTTTAGAAAGAGGGGCAGATCTCAAGGTATTGTGGGAAGGGAAAGTAGTTCATCCCACGCAGCTTGTGGCCTCTcttcagaaagagaaagaagaagaggacaaCAGCACAGTTTCATCAACAACCTGTGATACGCCCCTCCCACTAGATACCTCTGCATCCAATAAGAAGCCAGTGTTTTATATACTAGACTGCACAGAAACAGATTGCTCTGTTACCTTGGATTACTCTGAGATTGAAAGCTCGCCTCTAATGAAGGAGGGACTGGTCCCTGACTTCAAAACCACCGACTGCAGCAATGTTCAGGAGAGCCAGCAAGATCCAAGCTCTCTATCCTCTAATTTGGAGTCCATGTCTACCAATGACCAGTCTGTTTCAACTTCAACCAATGAGCTTTCAGCACCAAGATCTGTGGACGCAGCATCCGTCACTCCATCTGGTACCACTGAAGAGTGGGACACAGACAGCTGTGACACTGCTGAGGGAAAACAGGCGGGGGAGAAAGATGCACAGACAAGCGGTCGAAAACCAATGCACGCAAAGAGCAAGGCTATCAAAGCCTCCAAGGGCAACGGAGGCCGCGGTGTGAGAACTCTGACCACCAGTGAGAACCAGGGCATGCGCAAAGTTGTGCCCATTACCAAGCTTACTAGAACGGGCAGCAACAAGCGAACAGAGAGAACTTTGGGTCATGACAGTGGCGAGTCACGCCGGCCCCTCCGTGACCAGAGCACCCCGGCCAGAGGAAGGAGTGAGAAGACCAACAGGCCCCCCCGACACTCCAGTCTGCCCCCCGATGAGTCCAAAGCCCAGAGGATAAGTGGCCTCACTAACACCATTTCTAGATGGGCACGTGATTCCACCCCAAGGAAGTCCTCCCTCCACAAGCCCAGTGCTAAACCTGTGAGGAACATCCCCAAGCCTGCTCCCGAGGAGAAGATGTGCCGCTCGACTATGAGAGCGCtggcccaggcccaggcccaggcccaggcccaggctcAGGCCCAGGTTCAGGCCCAGGCCCAAGCCCAGGCTGGGGCTTCCTCTGAGAACAGCAGTTCACAGACCCTGGGCCCCAGGACCAGCTCAGATGTGCCCAGCTTTGCCCGTAAcactgtctcttcctcctccaggacCAAGAAGGAGCTTGGTCCCCCATCtgtcccctccaccccctcccgcAGCCCCTCACTCCTGGCTCAGACAGGCTCTGcgaaacagaacagaatatcACCTCCAGTTCACAATATGGCTACCAGCGGGCAGCAGTCCACCCAGAGTGAGGAGCGGCCCCAGGGGACCAGCCTGCGTAGGGTGCAAAGTGTGAAGGTGACCAGTCGAAGCACCTACCGTAGCGAAACTCCCCCACCACCTCTAACACGTGATCCTCGTAAGAGCGCTAGCTTTTCTGAGAAGTCCATCCAATCCAGAGACCCGGTGACATCCGGCAGAAGCTCCAAGCCAACCTGGAAGTAAAACTGGACATGGTGGAAATTGActggagaaaggaggaagagaaagagacaactTTTTCCTGCATTAGATGTAAATTGAGATTTGCTTTCCTTCCCCATTTACTGTGCAGACTTTGAACTTGTCCTAATATATAATGCAAAAGACAGGAATCtggtaaaaaacaacaacatcaaactAAGCTATGTCACCTCATCCACATAAGGTTGCTCCATTGGCCGACTTTGTATCAGTTTTTTGAATTGCA from the Centroberyx gerrardi isolate f3 chromosome 3, fCenGer3.hap1.cur.20231027, whole genome shotgun sequence genome contains:
- the fhdc1 gene encoding FH2 domain-containing protein 1; this encodes MSCPSTTNETEGCSSEGSSCAASSTTTSDPSSMSGHTHSTLPSLSDTPDTSQHEAPPPPPLPPPPPPPPSTMSTNHNVRKKRRVRSFFWKPIPEEKVRGKPNIWTMAVRQQQYQIDVRSVEELFGQQEEAVMAARGATPTTGPAFRVTRSRSFKESSKDEISILDSKRGMNVGIFLKQFKKSNHSIVEDIRRGEGKIYGAELLKDLLKLLPDTEEIKKLQAFKGDPSKLTLVDSFMYLLIQVPRFEVRIEAMVLREEFFPSCAVMSHEIDVIRVATKELMNCEELHAILHLVLQAGNIMNAGGYAGNAVGFKLSSLLSLADTKANKPGMNLLHFVALEAKKKDEKLLKFPEKLQDVQSAARISVENIEVEFSSLYVKTRSLEEKVQGDQELLQQLEPFLQSSARTLQDLKRRRLDLRKEGNALIDFFCEDKDTFKLDECFRIFQDFCIKFKKAVKDNLDRELKEAARQRRLRELEEKRFAWSGADQSGGFGRSSSENDVDMLTKEGLLDFFQQRSQSPHSPLGRSASARRHRHTMTTMADRELQGYLELFGGTGIPTDYSKFNSLPRSGRALQRRTTPWLLSQDDNRELGRDRQVTVTSPHAETEPISPLARFSSPRLNANEDPYNNNNYSSVSEGSVLPRSYYVFQKPDQPPNPAITGHMNISVEKHTLVRGPQAFDLPSPNNNSNHMHFVNLGDVVVTDLQRERESPPKNLVLDIPPSNKVLERGADLKVLWEGKVVHPTQLVASLQKEKEEEDNSTVSSTTCDTPLPLDTSASNKKPVFYILDCTETDCSVTLDYSEIESSPLMKEGLVPDFKTTDCSNVQESQQDPSSLSSNLESMSTNDQSVSTSTNELSAPRSVDAASVTPSGTTEEWDTDSCDTAEGKQAGEKDAQTSGRKPMHAKSKAIKASKGNGGRGVRTLTTSENQGMRKVVPITKLTRTGSNKRTERTLGHDSGESRRPLRDQSTPARGRSEKTNRPPRHSSLPPDESKAQRISGLTNTISRWARDSTPRKSSLHKPSAKPVRNIPKPAPEEKMCRSTMRALAQAQAQAQAQAQAQVQAQAQAQAGASSENSSSQTLGPRTSSDVPSFARNTVSSSSRTKKELGPPSVPSTPSRSPSLLAQTGSAKQNRISPPSEERPQGTSLRRVQSVKVTSRSTYRSETPPPPLTRDPRKSASFSEKSIQSRDPVTSGRSSKPTWK